In one Balaenoptera musculus isolate JJ_BM4_2016_0621 chromosome 2, mBalMus1.pri.v3, whole genome shotgun sequence genomic region, the following are encoded:
- the CDAN1 gene encoding codanin-1 isoform X2, which produces MAAVLESLLREELSVATAVLWIARSAQSSEDDSGEAAALISLRPLRKEFVPFLLNFLREQSSRVLPQGPPTPAKASGSSAALPGRPGGPPRGGRGARSQLFPPTEPSSATAAEAPSARRGGRRRGPGPARERGGRGSGALEEGVSGESLPWAGGRRPKSSGSPGSPSLARSDPPNLSNLEEFPPVGSVPPGSAGRTKPSRRINPTPVSEERSLSKPKTCFTSPPINCVPSSQPSVLDTSPWGHGLPPGCRSLQEEREMLRKERSKLLQQSPAPACPTPESGCPHPSRTGNLTAEPADPARVSSRQRLELVALVYSSCIAENLVPNLFLELFFVLQLLTARRMVAAKDSDLEPNPGAVDSLESPLFQSVHDCVFFAVQVLEHQFHVLSHLDKGTLKLLAENERLLCFSPALQGRLRAAYEGSVAKVSLAMPPSAQAVSFQPETDNRANFSSDRAFHTFKKQRDVFYEVLREWEDRHEEPGWDFEKGLGSRIRAMMGQLSAACSHSHFVRLFQKQLLQMCQSPGGAGGTVLGEAPDVLNMLGADKLGRLRRLQERLVAPQSSGGPCPPPTFPGCQGFFRDFILSASSFQFNQHLMDSLSLKIRELNSLALPQPEPSDEDGESDVDWQGERRQFAVVLLSLRLLAKFLGFVAFLPYRGPEPPPTRELQDTILALRSQVPPVLDVRALLQQGLRARRAVLTVPWLVEFLSLADHIVPMLDYYRSVFTLLLHLHRSLVLSKESEGEMCFLNKLLLLAVLGWLFQIPTVPEDLFFLEEGQLDAFEVDTVASEHGLDSMPVVDQHLLYTCCPYIGELRKLLASWVSGSSGRSGGFVRKITPTTTTGLGAQPPRTTQGLQAQLAQAFFHNQPPSLRRTVEFVAERIGSNCVKHIKATLVADLVRQAESLLHEQLVTQGQEGGDPAQLLEILCSRLCPHGAQALTQGREFCQKKSPGAVRALLPEETPAAVLSSAENIAVGLATEKACAWLSANVTALIRREVKAAVSRMLRAQGPEPAARGERRGCSRACEHHAPLPSHLISEIKDVLSLAVGPRDPEEGVSPEHLEQLLGQLGQMLQCRQFLCPPAEQHLAKCSVELASLLVADQIPVLGPPAQHQLERGQARRLLLMLVSLWKDDFQVPVPLQLLLRPRNVGLLAATRPREWDLLLFLLRELVEKGLMGRMEIEACLGSLHEAQWPRDFSEELEALFNLFLAEPHVPQPQLRACELVQPNRGTVLAQS; this is translated from the exons ATGGCGGCCGTTTTGGAGTCTCTGCTGCGAGAGGAGCTGTCGGTCGCAACCGCCGTGCTGTGGATCGCGCGCAGCGCCCAGAGTTCGGAG GATGACTCCGGGGAGGCGGCCGCGCTGATCTCACTTCGGCCGCTGCGGAAGGAATTCGTGCCATTCCTGCTGAACTTCCTGAGAGAACAGAGCAGCCGCGTCCTCCCGCAGggccccccaacccccgccaaGGCCTCGGGCTCCTCGGCAGCCTTGCCAGGGAGACCCGGGGGCCCGCCGCGGGGCGGCCGCGGGGCGCGCAGCCAGCTCTTCCCTCCGACTGAGCCTTCGAGCGCCACCGCCGCTGAGGCCCCTTCGGCCCGCCGTGGGGGCAGGAGGCGGGGCCCGGGGCCGGCCCGTGAGCGAGGAGGCCGCGGCTCCGgggccctggaggagggggtCAGCGGGGAGAGCCTGCCCTGGGCCGGGGGCCGGAGGCCCAAGAGCTCTGGCAGCCCCGGCAGCCCCAGCCTCGCGCGGTCTGATCCGCCAAACCTCAGCAACCTGGAGGAATTCCCTCCTGTAGGCTCGGTTCCCCCCGGCTCTGCAGG CAGGACCAAGCCTTCACGCAGGATCAACCCAACTCCGGTGAGCGAAGAGCGGTCACTCTCCAAGCCCAAGACTTGCTTCACCTCACCCCCAATCAACTGTGTCCCCAGTTCACAACCCTCAGTCCTGGACACTAGCCCTTGGGGCCATGGCCTTCCCCCAGGGTGCAGAAGTCTGCAAGAGGAGCGGGAGATGCTCAGGAAGGAGCG CTCTAAGCTGCTGCAGCAGTCACCTGCTCCCGCCTGTCCCACCCCAGAATCAGGATGTCCTCACCCCAGCCGGACAGGAAACCTCACAGCTGAACCCGCTGACCCTGCCAGAGTATCTTCCCGCCAGCGTCTGGAGCTGGTAGCCCTTGTCTACTCTTCATGCATTGCAG AAAACCTGGTACCAAACCTCTTCTTGGAGCTTTTCTTCGTCCTTCAGCTCCTTACTGCCCGGAGGATGGTGGCTGCCAAGGACAGTGACCTTGAACCAAATCCAGGAGCCGTAG ATTCCCTGGAAAGCCCTCTGTTCCAGAGTGTCCATGATTGTGTCTTCTTTGCAGTGCAGGTTTTGGAGCATCAGTTTCA CGTTCTTTCCCACCTGGACAAAGGGACCTTGAAGCTGTTGGCTGAGAATGAACGGCTACTGTGCTTCTCACCAGCTCTGCAAGGCCGCCTGCGAGCTGCCTACGAGGGCAGTGTTGCCAAG GTCTCTCTGGCGATGCCACCTTCTGCACAAGCTGTCTCCTTTCAGCCAGAAACTGACAATCGTGCCAACTTCTCCAGTGATCGAGcctttcatacttttaaaaaacagag GGACGTGTTTTATGAGGTGCTTCGAGAGTGGGAAGATCGCCATGAGGAGCCCGGCTGGGATTTTGAGAAGGGCTTGGGCAGCAGGATCAG AGCCATGATGGGTCAACTCTCTGCAGCCTGCAGCCACAGCCATTTTGTTCGACTTTTCCAAAAACAACTTCTCCAG atGTGTCAGAGTCCTGGTGGTGCTGGGGGCACTGTCTTGGGCGAGGCTCCGGATGTGTTAAATATGCTTGGAGCTGACAAGCTGGGGCGGTTGCGGCGCCTGCAGGAACGGCTTGTGGCCCCTCAGAGCAGTGgggggccctgcccaccccccaccttcCCAGGCTGTCAGGGCTTCTTCAGGGACTTCATCTTGAGTGCCAGCAG CTTCCAGTTTAATCAGCATCTCATGGATAGCCTGAGTTTGAAGATCCGGGAGCTCAACAGCCTTGCCCTGCCTCAGCCTGAGCCCAGTGACGAAGACGGGGAGTCGGACGTGGACTGGCAG GGTGAACGGAGGCAGTTTGCTGTGGTGCTGCTCAGCCTGAGGCTTCTGGCTAAATTCCTGGGCTTTGTGGCTTTCCTGCCATACCGGGGGCCTGAACCACCCCCGACCCGTGAGCTCCAGGACACCATTCTGGCCCTGAGGAGCCAG GTGCCCCCGGTCCTGGATGTGCGggctctgctgcagcaggggctgCGGGCCCGCCGAGCAGTGCTCACGGTGCCCTGGCTGGTGGAGTTCCTTTCCCTGGCTGACCACATTGTCCCCATGCTGGACTATTACCGCAGCGTCTTCACTCTCCTGCTGCACCTGCATCG GAGCTTGGTCTTGTCAAAGGAGAGTGAAGGGGAGATGTGTTTCCTGAAcaagctgctgctgctggctgTCCTGGGCTGGCTTTTCCAG ATTCCTACAGTCCCTGAGGACCTGTTCTTTCTGGAAGAGGGTCAGTTGGATGCCTTTGAGGTGGACACAGTAGCATCAGAGCATGGCTTG GACAGCATGCCTGTGGTGGACCAGCACCTGCTCTACACTTGCTGCCCCTATATTG GAGAGCTCCGCAAACTGCTCGCCTCCTGGGTATCAGGAAGCAGTGGACGGAGTGGGGGCTTTGTCAGGAAAatcacccccaccaccaccaccggcctgggagcccagcctcCCCGGACCACCCAAGGGCTGCAG GCACAGCTGGCTCAAGCCTTTTTCCACAACCAGCCGCCCTCCCTGCGCAGGACCGTGGAGTTCGTGGCAGAGAGAATCGGCTCGAACTGTGTCAAGCATATCAA GGCCACGCTGGTGGCAGATCTGGTGCGCCAGGCAGAGTCGCTTCTTCATGAGCAGCTGGTGACGCAGGGACAGGAAGGGGGAGATCCAGCCCAGCTGTTGGAGATCTTGTGTTCCCGGCTGTGCCCTCACGGGGCCCAGGCGTTGACCCAGGGGCGGGA GTTCTGCCAAAAGAAGAGCCCTGGTGCCGTGAGGGCATTGCTCCCTGAGGAGACCCCAGCAGCC GTTCTGAGCAGTGCAGAGAACATTGCTGTGGGGCTTGCaacagagaaagcctgtgcttgGTTGTCAGCCAACGTCACAG CTCTGATCAGAAGGGAGGTGAAAGCGGCTGTGAGTCGCATGCTTCGAGCCCAGGGTCCTGAGCCAGCTGCCCGGGGGGAGCGGAGGGGCTGCTCCCGTGCCTGTGAGCAccatgctcccctcccctcccacctcatcTCCGAGATAAAA GACGTGCTCTCTCTGGCCGTGGGGCCCCGGGACCCTGAGGAGGGAGTTTCCCCAGAGCATCTGGAGCAGCTTCTAGGCCAGCTGGGCCAGATGCTGCAGTGCCGCCAG TTCCTGTGCCCACCTGCTGAGCAGCATCTGGCAAAGTGCTCTGTGGAGTTAGCATCCCTGCTTG TTGCAGATCAAATTCCTGTCCTAGGGCCCCCGGCACAGCACCAGCTGGAGAGAGGGCAGGCTCGAAGGCTCCTGCTCATGCTGGTTTCCCTGTGGAAGGATGACTTTCAAGTGCCGGTTCCACTGCAGCTGCTGCTGAGGCCAAGAAACGTGGGGCTTCTGGCAGCCACTCGGCCAAGGGAG TGGGACCTGCTGCTGTTCTTGCTCCGGGAGCTGGTAGAGAAAGGCCTGATGGGACGGATGGAGATAGAGGCCTGCCTGGGCAGCCTCCATGAGGCCCAGTGGCCAAGG GATTTTTCTGAAGAATTAGAGGCACTGTTCAACCTGTTTCTAGCTgaaccccacgtgccacaacctcAGCTAAGAGCTTGTGAGCTGGTGCAGCCAAATCGGGGGACTGTGCTGGCCCAGAGCTAG
- the CDAN1 gene encoding codanin-1 isoform X1, whose product MAAVLESLLREELSVATAVLWIARSAQSSEDDSGEAAALISLRPLRKEFVPFLLNFLREQSSRVLPQGPPTPAKASGSSAALPGRPGGPPRGGRGARSQLFPPTEPSSATAAEAPSARRGGRRRGPGPARERGGRGSGALEEGVSGESLPWAGGRRPKSSGSPGSPSLARSDPPNLSNLEEFPPVGSVPPGSAGRTKPSRRINPTPVSEERSLSKPKTCFTSPPINCVPSSQPSVLDTSPWGHGLPPGCRSLQEEREMLRKERSKLLQQSPAPACPTPESGCPHPSRTGNLTAEPADPARVSSRQRLELVALVYSSCIAENLVPNLFLELFFVLQLLTARRMVAAKDSDLEPNPGAVDSLESPLFQSVHDCVFFAVQVLEHQFHVLSHLDKGTLKLLAENERLLCFSPALQGRLRAAYEGSVAKVSLAMPPSAQAVSFQPETDNRANFSSDRAFHTFKKQRDVFYEVLREWEDRHEEPGWDFEKGLGSRIRAMMGQLSAACSHSHFVRLFQKQLLQMCQSPGGAGGTVLGEAPDVLNMLGADKLGRLRRLQERLVAPQSSGGPCPPPTFPGCQGFFRDFILSASSFQFNQHLMDSLSLKIRELNSLALPQPEPSDEDGESDVDWQGERRQFAVVLLSLRLLAKFLGFVAFLPYRGPEPPPTRELQDTILALRSQVPPVLDVRALLQQGLRARRAVLTVPWLVEFLSLADHIVPMLDYYRSVFTLLLHLHRSLVLSKESEGEMCFLNKLLLLAVLGWLFQIPTVPEDLFFLEEGQLDAFEVDTVASEHGLDSMPVVDQHLLYTCCPYIGELRKLLASWVSGSSGRSGGFVRKITPTTTTGLGAQPPRTTQGLQAQLAQAFFHNQPPSLRRTVEFVAERIGSNCVKHIKATLVADLVRQAESLLHEQLVTQGQEGGDPAQLLEILCSRLCPHGAQALTQGREFCQKKSPGAVRALLPEETPAAVLSSAENIAVGLATEKACAWLSANVTALIRREVKAAVSRMLRAQGPEPAARGERRGCSRACEHHAPLPSHLISEIKDVLSLAVGPRDPEEGVSPEHLEQLLGQLGQMLQCRQLQIKFLS is encoded by the exons ATGGCGGCCGTTTTGGAGTCTCTGCTGCGAGAGGAGCTGTCGGTCGCAACCGCCGTGCTGTGGATCGCGCGCAGCGCCCAGAGTTCGGAG GATGACTCCGGGGAGGCGGCCGCGCTGATCTCACTTCGGCCGCTGCGGAAGGAATTCGTGCCATTCCTGCTGAACTTCCTGAGAGAACAGAGCAGCCGCGTCCTCCCGCAGggccccccaacccccgccaaGGCCTCGGGCTCCTCGGCAGCCTTGCCAGGGAGACCCGGGGGCCCGCCGCGGGGCGGCCGCGGGGCGCGCAGCCAGCTCTTCCCTCCGACTGAGCCTTCGAGCGCCACCGCCGCTGAGGCCCCTTCGGCCCGCCGTGGGGGCAGGAGGCGGGGCCCGGGGCCGGCCCGTGAGCGAGGAGGCCGCGGCTCCGgggccctggaggagggggtCAGCGGGGAGAGCCTGCCCTGGGCCGGGGGCCGGAGGCCCAAGAGCTCTGGCAGCCCCGGCAGCCCCAGCCTCGCGCGGTCTGATCCGCCAAACCTCAGCAACCTGGAGGAATTCCCTCCTGTAGGCTCGGTTCCCCCCGGCTCTGCAGG CAGGACCAAGCCTTCACGCAGGATCAACCCAACTCCGGTGAGCGAAGAGCGGTCACTCTCCAAGCCCAAGACTTGCTTCACCTCACCCCCAATCAACTGTGTCCCCAGTTCACAACCCTCAGTCCTGGACACTAGCCCTTGGGGCCATGGCCTTCCCCCAGGGTGCAGAAGTCTGCAAGAGGAGCGGGAGATGCTCAGGAAGGAGCG CTCTAAGCTGCTGCAGCAGTCACCTGCTCCCGCCTGTCCCACCCCAGAATCAGGATGTCCTCACCCCAGCCGGACAGGAAACCTCACAGCTGAACCCGCTGACCCTGCCAGAGTATCTTCCCGCCAGCGTCTGGAGCTGGTAGCCCTTGTCTACTCTTCATGCATTGCAG AAAACCTGGTACCAAACCTCTTCTTGGAGCTTTTCTTCGTCCTTCAGCTCCTTACTGCCCGGAGGATGGTGGCTGCCAAGGACAGTGACCTTGAACCAAATCCAGGAGCCGTAG ATTCCCTGGAAAGCCCTCTGTTCCAGAGTGTCCATGATTGTGTCTTCTTTGCAGTGCAGGTTTTGGAGCATCAGTTTCA CGTTCTTTCCCACCTGGACAAAGGGACCTTGAAGCTGTTGGCTGAGAATGAACGGCTACTGTGCTTCTCACCAGCTCTGCAAGGCCGCCTGCGAGCTGCCTACGAGGGCAGTGTTGCCAAG GTCTCTCTGGCGATGCCACCTTCTGCACAAGCTGTCTCCTTTCAGCCAGAAACTGACAATCGTGCCAACTTCTCCAGTGATCGAGcctttcatacttttaaaaaacagag GGACGTGTTTTATGAGGTGCTTCGAGAGTGGGAAGATCGCCATGAGGAGCCCGGCTGGGATTTTGAGAAGGGCTTGGGCAGCAGGATCAG AGCCATGATGGGTCAACTCTCTGCAGCCTGCAGCCACAGCCATTTTGTTCGACTTTTCCAAAAACAACTTCTCCAG atGTGTCAGAGTCCTGGTGGTGCTGGGGGCACTGTCTTGGGCGAGGCTCCGGATGTGTTAAATATGCTTGGAGCTGACAAGCTGGGGCGGTTGCGGCGCCTGCAGGAACGGCTTGTGGCCCCTCAGAGCAGTGgggggccctgcccaccccccaccttcCCAGGCTGTCAGGGCTTCTTCAGGGACTTCATCTTGAGTGCCAGCAG CTTCCAGTTTAATCAGCATCTCATGGATAGCCTGAGTTTGAAGATCCGGGAGCTCAACAGCCTTGCCCTGCCTCAGCCTGAGCCCAGTGACGAAGACGGGGAGTCGGACGTGGACTGGCAG GGTGAACGGAGGCAGTTTGCTGTGGTGCTGCTCAGCCTGAGGCTTCTGGCTAAATTCCTGGGCTTTGTGGCTTTCCTGCCATACCGGGGGCCTGAACCACCCCCGACCCGTGAGCTCCAGGACACCATTCTGGCCCTGAGGAGCCAG GTGCCCCCGGTCCTGGATGTGCGggctctgctgcagcaggggctgCGGGCCCGCCGAGCAGTGCTCACGGTGCCCTGGCTGGTGGAGTTCCTTTCCCTGGCTGACCACATTGTCCCCATGCTGGACTATTACCGCAGCGTCTTCACTCTCCTGCTGCACCTGCATCG GAGCTTGGTCTTGTCAAAGGAGAGTGAAGGGGAGATGTGTTTCCTGAAcaagctgctgctgctggctgTCCTGGGCTGGCTTTTCCAG ATTCCTACAGTCCCTGAGGACCTGTTCTTTCTGGAAGAGGGTCAGTTGGATGCCTTTGAGGTGGACACAGTAGCATCAGAGCATGGCTTG GACAGCATGCCTGTGGTGGACCAGCACCTGCTCTACACTTGCTGCCCCTATATTG GAGAGCTCCGCAAACTGCTCGCCTCCTGGGTATCAGGAAGCAGTGGACGGAGTGGGGGCTTTGTCAGGAAAatcacccccaccaccaccaccggcctgggagcccagcctcCCCGGACCACCCAAGGGCTGCAG GCACAGCTGGCTCAAGCCTTTTTCCACAACCAGCCGCCCTCCCTGCGCAGGACCGTGGAGTTCGTGGCAGAGAGAATCGGCTCGAACTGTGTCAAGCATATCAA GGCCACGCTGGTGGCAGATCTGGTGCGCCAGGCAGAGTCGCTTCTTCATGAGCAGCTGGTGACGCAGGGACAGGAAGGGGGAGATCCAGCCCAGCTGTTGGAGATCTTGTGTTCCCGGCTGTGCCCTCACGGGGCCCAGGCGTTGACCCAGGGGCGGGA GTTCTGCCAAAAGAAGAGCCCTGGTGCCGTGAGGGCATTGCTCCCTGAGGAGACCCCAGCAGCC GTTCTGAGCAGTGCAGAGAACATTGCTGTGGGGCTTGCaacagagaaagcctgtgcttgGTTGTCAGCCAACGTCACAG CTCTGATCAGAAGGGAGGTGAAAGCGGCTGTGAGTCGCATGCTTCGAGCCCAGGGTCCTGAGCCAGCTGCCCGGGGGGAGCGGAGGGGCTGCTCCCGTGCCTGTGAGCAccatgctcccctcccctcccacctcatcTCCGAGATAAAA GACGTGCTCTCTCTGGCCGTGGGGCCCCGGGACCCTGAGGAGGGAGTTTCCCCAGAGCATCTGGAGCAGCTTCTAGGCCAGCTGGGCCAGATGCTGCAGTGCCGCCAG TTGCAGATCAAATTCCTGTCCTAG